In Deinococcus puniceus, one genomic interval encodes:
- the pilM gene encoding type IV pilus assembly protein PilM — protein sequence MSSFLNRLLNPRPSAIGVEIGTSAIKVVALRPGSPPSLLHAVMVPTPIGSMRDGMVVEPQAVATELKNLLAQHRITTKYAVTAVPNQSAVTRNIMVPRMERKDLQEAIKWEAERYIPYPIDEVSLDFDVLDDISTIPPDGQMEVVIAAAPTEAIARQVEVLRLAGLEPTVIDLKSFATLRALRGNLLGEHLTKSTLTGTNYTEAGEVALVMEIGASSSVINLVRGDRVLMARNINVSADDFTTALQKAFDLDFTAAEDVKLGYATATTPTEDEEDLLNFDMAREQYSPARVFEVVRPVLGDLITEIRRSLEFYRVQSGDVVIDRTFLAGGGAKLRGLAAAISDALGFRVEVASPWLTVQTDQANVDTGYLQTNAPEFTVPLGLALRGVMNRG from the coding sequence ATGTCGAGCTTCTTGAACCGCCTACTTAATCCGCGCCCATCTGCAATCGGTGTGGAAATTGGCACGAGCGCCATCAAGGTTGTCGCGCTGCGTCCCGGCTCTCCCCCTTCCCTGCTGCATGCCGTCATGGTGCCTACGCCCATCGGCAGCATGCGCGACGGGATGGTGGTCGAGCCTCAGGCCGTGGCCACCGAACTCAAGAACCTGCTGGCCCAACACCGGATTACCACCAAATACGCCGTGACCGCCGTGCCCAACCAGTCGGCGGTCACGCGCAACATCATGGTGCCGCGCATGGAACGCAAAGACCTTCAGGAGGCCATCAAGTGGGAGGCGGAACGCTACATTCCGTACCCCATCGACGAGGTCAGCCTTGATTTCGACGTTCTGGACGACATCAGCACCATTCCGCCCGACGGACAGATGGAGGTCGTGATTGCCGCCGCGCCCACCGAAGCCATTGCGCGGCAGGTGGAAGTGTTGCGGCTGGCCGGGCTAGAACCCACCGTGATTGACCTGAAGAGTTTTGCCACCCTGCGTGCCCTGCGCGGCAACCTGCTGGGCGAACACCTGACCAAAAGCACCCTGACCGGCACCAACTACACGGAAGCCGGAGAGGTGGCCTTGGTCATGGAAATCGGCGCGAGCAGCAGCGTGATCAATCTGGTGCGCGGTGACCGCGTGCTGATGGCCCGCAACATCAACGTGTCTGCCGACGACTTTACGACGGCCCTGCAAAAAGCCTTCGATCTGGACTTTACCGCCGCCGAAGACGTGAAGCTGGGCTACGCCACCGCCACCACGCCCACCGAGGACGAGGAAGACCTGCTGAACTTCGATATGGCCCGCGAACAGTACAGCCCCGCCCGCGTGTTCGAGGTGGTGCGCCCCGTGCTGGGCGACCTGATCACCGAGATTCGCCGTTCGCTGGAGTTTTACCGGGTACAAAGCGGCGACGTGGTCATTGACCGCACGTTCCTTGCAGGCGGCGGGGCCAAATTGCGCGGACTGGCCGCCGCCATCAGCGACGCACTGGGCTTCCGGGTAGAAGTGGCGAGTCCGTGGCTGACGGTGCAGACCGATCAGGCCAACGTGGATACCGGCTACCTGCAAACCAACGCACCCGAATTCACGGTGCCGCTGGGCCTCGCGCTGCGGGGGGTGATGAACCGTGGTTGA